The bacterium genome includes a region encoding these proteins:
- the pstA gene encoding phosphate ABC transporter permease PstA produces MVFRIGPRTSQIIAYAVLLTMTVLTVLILVFIIGFVLKNGFAQLNWRFLTEKTFEMGKEGGILPSIVGTLLIAFFSILIATPLGVGSAIYLSEYTKAGSLRRIISFGADCLAGVPSIIFGLFGFIFFVITLKLGWSILSGSLTLALMILPTIIRTSEEAIKAVPRSYREISYSLGGGKFDTIAKVVLPTAIPGILTGIVLGIGRAVGETAAVIFTAGASLNIPASVFASSRTLAVHFYILAREGISMPKAYGTATVLIILILCINFIAYRLMHRYMARYY; encoded by the coding sequence ATGGTATTCAGGATCGGACCGAGAACCAGTCAGATCATTGCCTATGCTGTATTATTGACCATGACCGTGTTAACGGTGCTGATCTTGGTATTTATTATCGGGTTTGTCCTGAAAAACGGTTTTGCTCAACTGAACTGGAGATTTCTGACTGAAAAAACCTTTGAAATGGGTAAAGAAGGCGGGATCTTACCGTCGATTGTCGGTACTTTGTTGATCGCGTTTTTTTCCATCCTTATCGCAACACCGCTGGGTGTGGGTAGCGCAATATACCTGTCGGAATATACAAAGGCCGGATCGCTCAGGCGTATTATCAGCTTTGGCGCTGACTGCCTGGCAGGCGTGCCTTCAATAATTTTCGGATTATTCGGTTTTATCTTTTTCGTCATTACTCTGAAACTTGGATGGAGCATCCTTTCCGGCTCGTTGACATTGGCGCTTATGATATTGCCCACGATCATACGGACATCGGAAGAAGCGATCAAAGCCGTTCCCAGGTCCTACCGCGAGATCAGCTATTCGCTGGGCGGCGGTAAGTTCGACACGATCGCGAAGGTCGTTCTGCCCACTGCGATTCCCGGGATCCTGACCGGGATCGTGCTCGGTATCGGACGCGCCGTGGGAGAGACCGCGGCCGTGATCTTTACCGCAGGCGCGTCGTTGAACATCCCGGCGTCTGTCTTCGCTTCTTCGCGCACCCTTGCCGTACATTTTTATATTCTTGCGCGTGAAGGAATCTCGATGCCCAAGGCTTACGGAACCGCCACGGTTCTGATCATCCTTATCCTCTGCATCAATTTCATCGCTTACCGGTTGATGCACCGGTACATGGCACGGTACTATTAA
- the pstB gene encoding phosphate ABC transporter ATP-binding protein PstB produces the protein MIIKTSGLNLFYKKFHALINVNLKVRENLITGIIGPSGCGKSTLLRVFNRMNDSIEGVNVTGSVIVDGENIFSPLCDLTMLRKKVGMVFQRPNTFPLSIFDNIAYGPRVWSMSDRRTLNEIVERSLRAVDLFEEVKGILKKGALELSLEKQQRLCIARLLAVEPEILLMDEPCSALDPIATTRIEELMIELKKKYTIIIVTHNMQQAARIADEVGFMLLGELIEFDSASKMFTNPSDERTFNYISGRFG, from the coding sequence ATGATCATCAAGACCAGTGGTCTCAATCTCTTTTACAAAAAATTTCATGCCCTGATCAATGTCAACCTCAAGGTCAGGGAGAACCTGATCACGGGCATCATCGGTCCGTCAGGGTGCGGCAAATCGACGTTGCTGAGGGTATTTAACCGGATGAACGATTCGATCGAGGGCGTTAACGTGACCGGCAGTGTCATCGTTGACGGGGAGAACATATTCTCGCCGCTCTGTGACCTGACCATGCTCAGGAAAAAGGTGGGCATGGTCTTCCAGCGGCCCAACACGTTCCCGTTGTCGATATTCGACAATATCGCCTACGGGCCGAGGGTATGGTCCATGTCCGACCGGCGGACACTCAATGAGATCGTGGAGCGTTCGCTCCGAGCGGTCGATCTGTTCGAAGAGGTCAAGGGTATATTAAAGAAAGGCGCCCTTGAACTTTCCCTGGAAAAACAGCAGCGGTTGTGCATCGCGCGTTTACTGGCGGTCGAGCCGGAGATCCTGCTCATGGATGAACCCTGTTCCGCGCTTGACCCGATCGCTACCACCAGGATCGAAGAATTGATGATCGAACTCAAAAAGAAATATACCATCATTATCGTTACGCACAACATGCAGCAGGCTGCCCGCATCGCGGACGAAGTGGGTTTTATGCTGCTGGGTGAATTGATCGAATTCGATTCGGCCAGCAAGATGTTCACCAATCCGTCTGATGAACGGACTTTCAACTACATCAGCGGAAGGTTTGGTTGA
- a CDS encoding phosphate ABC transporter ATP-binding protein codes for MDHKIVIKDLCVYYNEIQALRDVNLVIHSNEILGVIGPANSGKSSLLRAINRLPETDNARYDGSILLDGTDIDAISINDLRRRIGLIFASPIVLPGSIYKNLTYGPKLHNRHSRRELDNIVQESLTAANLWDEVKDRLFDSASTLSGGQQQRLCIARTLALRPEVIMMDEPCSGLDPISTTKVESTMESLKSKYSFILVTNNTKQAARVSTRVAFFLSGELIEMDRTEKIFTSPRDKRTNDYISGRFG; via the coding sequence ATGGATCACAAGATCGTTATAAAGGATCTGTGCGTCTACTACAATGAGATCCAGGCATTGCGGGATGTCAACCTCGTCATCCACTCAAACGAAATACTGGGGGTCATTGGACCCGCCAATTCAGGTAAGAGTTCCCTGCTCCGGGCCATCAACCGTTTGCCTGAAACGGACAATGCACGGTATGATGGCAGTATCTTGCTCGATGGTACTGATATAGACGCCATTTCCATCAATGATCTGAGGCGAAGGATCGGCCTGATATTCGCGTCCCCCATTGTTCTGCCGGGTTCCATATACAAAAACCTTACTTACGGCCCAAAGTTGCACAACCGGCACAGCCGGCGCGAGCTGGATAATATCGTGCAGGAGTCGCTGACCGCTGCCAATCTGTGGGACGAGGTCAAAGACCGGTTGTTTGATTCCGCGTCCACGCTGTCCGGTGGCCAGCAGCAGCGGCTGTGCATCGCCCGCACGCTAGCCCTGAGGCCGGAGGTCATCATGATGGATGAACCATGCTCGGGACTTGACCCGATATCCACCACCAAAGTTGAAAGCACCATGGAATCATTGAAGAGCAAGTATTCGTTCATCCTGGTGACCAATAACACCAAGCAGGCGGCGAGGGTCAGCACGCGGGTAGCATTCTTCCTGTCCGGGGAGCTGATAGAAATGGACCGGACCGAGAAGATATTCACCAGCCCACGTGACAAGCGCACCAATGATTACATCAGCGGCAGGTTCGGATGA
- the phoU gene encoding phosphate signaling complex protein PhoU, with product MDIHFDEQLRELKNDIFKMATMVEESIHKSLEALKKRDIKNAQHIREIDKEIDKLEIAIEERCVELIARHQPVGADLRFLIGVIKMNSDLERMGDHAVNIADCVHFLAEAPRIKPVSTIWTMVTIVSEMLKDSVDSFMSNNATQAQKVCERDSVVDEMRNDITRIMLTHMLEQPDKIGAALQYISVARNLERIADLSTNICEDTIYIAQARVIKHHAEQKK from the coding sequence ATGGATATCCATTTTGACGAACAGCTCAGAGAATTGAAAAATGATATTTTCAAGATGGCGACCATGGTCGAGGAATCGATCCATAAGTCACTTGAAGCCCTGAAAAAGCGAGATATAAAGAACGCGCAGCACATCCGCGAGATCGACAAAGAGATCGATAAGCTGGAGATCGCCATTGAGGAAAGATGCGTTGAGCTCATCGCGCGCCATCAGCCCGTGGGTGCTGACCTTAGATTCCTGATCGGGGTCATAAAGATGAACAGCGATCTGGAGCGGATGGGTGATCATGCCGTCAATATCGCCGATTGCGTGCACTTTCTCGCCGAGGCGCCCCGGATCAAGCCCGTCAGCACGATCTGGACCATGGTTACGATCGTCAGCGAAATGCTTAAGGACAGCGTCGATAGTTTCATGAGCAATAACGCAACGCAGGCGCAGAAAGTGTGTGAACGGGACAGCGTCGTTGATGAGATGCGAAATGACATAACCAGGATCATGCTCACTCATATGCTCGAGCAGCCGGATAAGATCGGCGCCGCCCTGCAGTACATCTCTGTGGCGAGGAACCTGGAACGGATCGCCGACCTTTCCACCAATATCTGCGAGGACACGATCTACATTGCGCAGGCGCGGGTCATCAAGCATCACGCGGAGCAAAAGAAATAG